A genomic region of Fodinisporobacter ferrooxydans contains the following coding sequences:
- a CDS encoding TIGR04053 family radical SAM/SPASM domain-containing protein, with protein MGMFDKSPFIVIWEVTRACELACLHCRAEAQPKADPRQLTTEEGYRLLDQIREFGNPAPVVVFTGGDPLMRPDLFDLISYGVSIGLKISMTPSATPHVTKEAMEKAKAAGLSRWAFSIDGSSPEIHDAFRGVAGSFQRTIQAIEYLHELQLPIQINTTVSRYNLHDLDNLADLMKQLQAVLWSVFFLVPTGRGKMNDMISPEEHEQVFQWLYELSKTAPFDIKTTAAQHYRRVAIQHGKEDGRNVSRMDLKGVQRNDPGQEDGIGRSMYGVNDGNGFVFVSHLGDVQPSGFLPVTAGNVRKQSLADIYRNSPVFQSLRDPNGFKGKCGVCNFRFVCGGSRARAYALTGDYLESEPYCVYLPPAYQQTGQTV; from the coding sequence ATGGGAATGTTCGACAAATCACCTTTTATCGTCATATGGGAGGTCACGAGAGCATGTGAATTGGCATGTCTTCATTGTCGGGCAGAGGCGCAACCGAAAGCGGACCCCCGCCAATTGACGACGGAAGAAGGGTATCGTCTGCTGGATCAAATCAGGGAATTCGGCAATCCGGCTCCGGTTGTCGTCTTTACCGGTGGTGATCCGTTAATGCGGCCAGACCTTTTTGATCTGATTTCCTATGGAGTGAGCATCGGCCTGAAAATATCCATGACGCCAAGCGCTACGCCGCATGTGACAAAAGAAGCGATGGAGAAGGCAAAAGCGGCGGGTTTGTCGCGTTGGGCGTTTTCCATTGACGGCTCTTCACCGGAAATACACGATGCGTTTCGCGGCGTTGCCGGCTCTTTCCAAAGAACCATACAGGCAATCGAATATTTGCATGAATTGCAATTGCCGATCCAGATCAATACAACCGTAAGCCGATATAATCTTCATGATTTGGACAATTTGGCCGATCTGATGAAGCAATTGCAGGCGGTTCTCTGGAGTGTGTTTTTTCTGGTTCCTACCGGCAGGGGCAAAATGAATGACATGATCTCTCCGGAGGAGCATGAGCAAGTGTTTCAATGGCTGTATGAATTATCAAAAACAGCACCTTTTGACATTAAAACAACAGCGGCACAGCACTATCGCAGAGTGGCCATTCAGCATGGCAAAGAGGATGGACGAAATGTATCCCGGATGGATTTGAAAGGCGTTCAGCGCAATGATCCGGGTCAAGAAGATGGAATCGGACGCTCCATGTATGGAGTAAACGATGGAAATGGTTTTGTGTTTGTATCACATCTGGGAGATGTGCAGCCAAGCGGATTTTTGCCAGTGACCGCCGGGAATGTAAGAAAACAGTCACTCGCAGATATTTACCGGAATTCACCGGTTTTTCAATCATTGCGAGATCCGAATGGTTTTAAAGGCAAATGCGGCGTTTGCAATTTCCGTTTTGTTTGCGGTGGGTCGCGTGCGCGTGCCTATGCTTTGACTGGGGATTATTTGGAAAGTGAACCGTATTGCGTGTATTTACCGCCTGCCTATCAGCAAACGGGGCAGACCGTTTAA
- the mobB gene encoding molybdopterin-guanine dinucleotide biosynthesis protein B encodes MIPSIAFVGYKKTGKTTLICKVIEVLGSKGLRIGALKHDGHEFEMDHVGTDTYDFREAGAKSVMIQSARQVAMIEKVDSPAPVSELLQRFRDVDLIIMEGFKRESIPKILLIKDEQHFELIHKLEHIQAVCTNPSFLTSATDHWNGPVFDWSDASSIAEFVYQWWMKFQS; translated from the coding sequence ATGATACCTAGTATAGCGTTTGTTGGATACAAAAAAACAGGAAAAACAACTTTGATTTGCAAAGTAATAGAAGTGTTGGGCTCAAAAGGATTGCGAATCGGGGCCTTAAAGCATGATGGACATGAGTTTGAAATGGATCATGTGGGGACGGATACATACGACTTTCGAGAAGCTGGTGCGAAAAGTGTCATGATTCAATCCGCACGACAAGTTGCGATGATTGAGAAGGTCGATTCGCCTGCCCCGGTTTCAGAATTGCTGCAGCGTTTTAGGGATGTAGATTTGATAATAATGGAAGGATTCAAGAGAGAATCGATACCGAAGATTTTATTAATTAAAGACGAACAACATTTTGAGCTTATTCACAAACTTGAACATATTCAAGCGGTATGTACGAATCCATCTTTCCTGACATCTGCAACGGATCACTGGAATGGTCCGGTATTTGATTGGAGTGATGCATCATCCATTGCGGAGTTTGTATATCAATGGTGGATGAAGTTTCAATCCTAG
- a CDS encoding response regulator transcription factor, whose protein sequence is MKIRILIADDHAIVRSGLTMLINAQADMEVVATAADGNEAIQKALEWKPDIVLMDLSMPPGENGLTATTRLKEMAPEIHVLILTMHDDEEYLFRVLHAGASGYILKSAPDMDLISAIHTVHQGAAYLYPSATKLLIQEFFNRSRSAEDADGLHILTEREQEILALIAKGYSNKEIAEKLVVSVKTVETHKTKIMEKLHLRTRPELVRYAMKKGLLDFE, encoded by the coding sequence ATGAAAATTCGCATATTGATCGCGGATGATCATGCGATTGTCAGATCCGGGTTAACCATGCTGATCAATGCGCAAGCGGATATGGAAGTTGTAGCGACTGCTGCAGATGGGAATGAAGCGATTCAGAAGGCGCTGGAATGGAAACCGGATATTGTTTTAATGGATTTAAGCATGCCGCCTGGCGAGAATGGGTTGACAGCGACGACGCGTTTAAAAGAAATGGCGCCGGAGATCCACGTGTTGATCCTAACGATGCATGACGACGAGGAATATTTATTCCGGGTTTTGCATGCAGGTGCATCTGGATATATCTTGAAAAGCGCACCGGATATGGATTTGATTTCGGCCATTCATACGGTCCATCAAGGAGCGGCATATCTGTATCCATCCGCGACAAAACTTTTGATTCAGGAATTTTTTAATCGTTCCCGTTCTGCTGAAGATGCCGATGGCCTGCATATTTTAACGGAACGTGAGCAAGAGATTTTAGCATTGATTGCAAAAGGATATTCAAATAAGGAAATTGCAGAAAAACTGGTGGTTTCGGTAAAAACGGTAGAGACACACAAGACGAAAATCATGGAAAAATTACATCTTAGAACTCGCCCGGAATTGGTAAGATACGCGATGAAAAAAGGGCTGTTAGATTTTGAATAG
- a CDS encoding molybdopterin molybdotransferase MoeA, with the protein MNQRPIFIDEAVQMILQHVCSAGAHLLNLPETEGHILAEDLYASTDVPHFSKSMMDGFAIRSEDVQDASFSSPVTLKVIDEVMAGEVSSCRLQPGEAIRIMTGAPIPAGADAVCRFEQTRDGFKQNIREVAILTPVRAGESISFCGEDIQKGQLLLSEGSQIGPSEASILATFGIADVPVFKKPRVGIVSTGSELVDYRSTAEEVSDGKLRNSNSILVSQLIQQHGGIPRIYPYVSDDPEALQERLRSMLEREDIVVFTGGVSVGDKDYIPHICRETGVDIKFWKVMIRPGQPAMFGVFGKRLVFGLSGNPAACFINALLFLVPAIRAMNGRKGDQVTLPALTARLIGDVGQKPVKHTRFLRGNVFLDEGQLFVDIQRAQSSAIMSSFLGTNCLVRIDSDHIPKHGELVSIYQYGLIGKPV; encoded by the coding sequence TTGAACCAACGACCGATATTTATTGATGAAGCAGTACAAATGATTTTACAACATGTCTGTTCTGCGGGGGCGCATTTGTTGAATTTGCCGGAAACAGAAGGGCACATACTTGCTGAAGACTTATATGCTTCCACAGATGTGCCGCATTTCTCCAAAAGTATGATGGATGGTTTTGCGATTCGTTCGGAAGATGTACAGGATGCTTCGTTTTCGTCCCCTGTCACATTGAAAGTCATTGATGAAGTGATGGCGGGTGAAGTGAGTTCCTGTAGGTTGCAACCGGGTGAAGCGATTCGCATTATGACAGGTGCGCCTATTCCTGCTGGAGCGGATGCTGTCTGCAGATTTGAACAAACCAGAGACGGATTCAAACAGAATATCCGGGAAGTGGCGATATTAACGCCAGTTCGAGCCGGAGAGTCGATTTCATTCTGCGGTGAAGATATACAAAAAGGGCAGTTGCTGCTTTCCGAAGGCAGCCAAATCGGGCCTTCGGAAGCTAGTATATTAGCGACATTTGGAATTGCGGATGTGCCGGTTTTTAAAAAGCCGAGAGTGGGAATTGTATCGACAGGAAGTGAACTTGTCGATTACCGGTCAACAGCAGAAGAAGTATCGGATGGAAAACTTCGCAACAGCAATAGCATATTAGTCTCTCAGTTAATTCAGCAACATGGCGGAATTCCCCGCATCTACCCCTACGTATCCGATGATCCGGAAGCGTTGCAAGAGCGCCTGCGATCCATGCTGGAGAGAGAGGATATTGTGGTGTTTACGGGCGGTGTCTCTGTAGGCGATAAAGATTATATTCCGCACATTTGCCGGGAAACCGGTGTGGATATAAAATTTTGGAAGGTCATGATTCGGCCTGGTCAGCCTGCCATGTTTGGTGTATTTGGCAAACGATTGGTTTTTGGCTTGTCGGGAAATCCGGCAGCATGCTTTATAAATGCGCTGTTGTTTCTTGTTCCGGCCATTCGGGCTATGAACGGAAGAAAGGGAGATCAAGTCACTTTACCGGCACTGACTGCCCGGTTAATCGGGGATGTTGGGCAAAAGCCGGTAAAGCATACTCGGTTTTTACGCGGGAATGTGTTTTTGGATGAAGGGCAATTGTTTGTCGATATTCAAAGAGCCCAATCCTCTGCGATTATGTCCAGTTTTTTGGGAACGAACTGCCTGGTGCGGATCGATTCCGATCACATACCGAAGCACGGGGAGCTTGTATCGATTTATCAATACGGATTGATAGGGAAACCGGTGTAG
- a CDS encoding PAS domain-containing sensor histidine kinase, whose product MDTIFQNISDGMLVVDREGIIVGANRAAEKMTGYSSDEMVGRLQLCDVCLGMATCYEEKSCVDCFAKKLKVSSFEMRLRTRRGQEIPVTASSTRMPDHAMGALVVILRDMSEQKRVERERFQRITTNHVIQAQEEERKRVSRDLHDGVGQALYSIVIGLQLLQNQVVNEDVKNYLEDVHQMTIRALEEVKSLAVELRPSALDDLGLIPAIRSYSKRFEQTFGIETELEVSGPMRRYASSVETALYRICQEAMTNAVKYADTDKIHIRLRDEGHLLELQIADKGQGFDVNQIEIQGTGLGLYGMSERAHLLGGQLDIQSSIGEGTCISVSVPLSERGEPIYENSHIDRG is encoded by the coding sequence TTGGATACAATTTTTCAAAATATTTCCGATGGGATGTTAGTGGTTGATCGAGAAGGTATCATCGTGGGCGCGAATCGTGCCGCTGAGAAAATGACCGGATATTCCAGCGATGAGATGGTTGGCCGTCTTCAACTTTGTGATGTGTGTTTGGGTATGGCTACTTGCTACGAGGAGAAGTCCTGCGTTGACTGTTTTGCCAAAAAATTAAAAGTTTCTTCCTTTGAAATGCGCCTGCGGACGAGACGCGGGCAAGAAATCCCCGTTACGGCCAGTTCGACCCGGATGCCGGACCATGCCATGGGAGCGTTGGTTGTAATTCTGCGTGATATGTCTGAGCAAAAACGCGTAGAGCGCGAACGGTTTCAGCGGATTACTACGAATCATGTGATACAAGCACAGGAAGAAGAGCGCAAACGGGTTTCCCGGGATTTGCATGATGGCGTAGGGCAGGCCCTTTATAGCATCGTTATTGGATTGCAATTGCTGCAAAATCAGGTGGTCAATGAGGATGTAAAAAATTATCTGGAAGATGTTCATCAGATGACCATCCGTGCGTTGGAAGAAGTCAAAAGCCTGGCCGTCGAACTTCGTCCATCCGCTTTGGATGATCTCGGTCTTATACCTGCCATACGTTCGTATAGCAAACGCTTTGAACAAACGTTTGGGATTGAAACGGAGTTGGAAGTCAGCGGACCCATGCGGCGCTATGCATCTTCAGTGGAGACTGCCCTTTACCGCATTTGCCAGGAAGCGATGACGAACGCTGTAAAATACGCAGATACGGATAAAATTCACATTCGACTGAGGGATGAAGGGCATTTGTTAGAGTTGCAGATTGCGGACAAGGGCCAAGGATTTGATGTAAACCAAATTGAAATCCAAGGAACGGGTCTCGGATTGTATGGAATGAGTGAACGTGCGCATTTGTTAGGCGGGCAGTTGGACATACAATCTTCCATCGGAGAAGGTACTTGTATTTCCGTGTCTGTGCCGTTAAGCGAAAGGGGGGAACCGATCTATGAAAATTCGCATATTGATCGCGGATGA
- a CDS encoding sigma-54 interaction domain-containing protein has translation MNPLQNRFHSFSFYEEILDRIHEGIHVINENGRTVVYNRKMTELESMSKQDVLGKPLLEIFQFPNGQESTLLLALRTGQEYRNIRQTYYNDKGKKITTINHTFPIYEQGKIVGAVEIANDVTKIERFIRGTILEQEKNPTRFTFQDIIGKSDAIREIIENAKRAARTTSSVLVVGETGTGKELFVQSIHHASASTAAPFISQNCAALPDSLIEGLLFGTVRGAFTGAVERPGLFEQAEGGTLFLDEINSLSLHLQAKLLRAIQERMIRRIGDTKDRPIHVRIIAAINEDPVEAISNNHLRKDLFYRLGVVTLFIPPLRQRKEDIPELVQYFIAKYNDLFQMNVKQINQNVLKFLMEYDWPGNVRELQHMVEGAMNLMLDDEGEIQLSHLPIRHSQRISIKNSNQLEQQIFPENSLPENSLAELQQVQPIDHENLTLQAQMKRFETSYIQHVLETCHYNISKAAKELGISRQSLQYRIRKLKLQNPNNPANSGEH, from the coding sequence ATGAATCCATTACAGAATCGTTTTCATTCTTTTTCTTTTTATGAAGAAATATTAGATCGGATACATGAAGGGATTCATGTCATCAACGAAAATGGCAGAACTGTTGTTTACAATCGGAAAATGACAGAACTTGAGTCGATGAGCAAACAGGACGTATTGGGGAAACCGTTGCTCGAAATCTTCCAATTTCCGAACGGCCAGGAAAGCACCCTTCTTCTTGCATTACGGACTGGCCAGGAATATCGCAATATCAGACAAACGTATTATAATGACAAAGGTAAAAAAATCACGACGATCAACCATACATTCCCCATTTATGAGCAGGGAAAAATCGTAGGCGCAGTGGAAATCGCAAATGATGTGACAAAAATAGAACGATTCATTCGCGGTACAATATTAGAACAGGAAAAAAATCCGACTCGCTTTACATTTCAAGACATCATCGGCAAAAGTGATGCAATCCGGGAAATCATTGAAAATGCGAAACGTGCGGCCAGAACGACTTCATCCGTATTGGTTGTCGGCGAGACAGGAACCGGAAAAGAATTGTTCGTGCAAAGCATTCATCATGCAAGCGCGTCAACAGCAGCACCGTTTATTTCGCAAAACTGCGCTGCATTGCCGGACAGCCTAATCGAAGGATTGCTGTTCGGAACCGTCCGCGGTGCTTTTACAGGAGCTGTTGAGCGACCGGGATTGTTTGAACAGGCAGAAGGCGGTACATTGTTTCTGGATGAAATCAATTCCCTTAGTTTGCATTTACAGGCAAAATTGTTGCGCGCCATTCAGGAGCGGATGATTCGACGCATCGGCGACACGAAAGATCGTCCAATCCACGTACGAATCATAGCCGCAATCAACGAAGATCCGGTTGAAGCAATTTCCAATAACCATTTACGTAAAGATTTATTTTACCGTTTGGGTGTTGTGACATTATTCATACCGCCATTACGACAGCGAAAAGAAGATATACCGGAACTGGTTCAATATTTTATTGCGAAATATAATGATTTATTTCAAATGAACGTGAAACAGATCAATCAGAATGTATTGAAATTCCTTATGGAATATGATTGGCCGGGAAATGTACGTGAATTGCAACATATGGTCGAAGGCGCCATGAATCTGATGCTGGACGATGAAGGCGAAATTCAGCTTTCACACCTGCCAATCCGCCATTCACAACGAATATCAATAAAGAACAGCAACCAATTGGAGCAACAGATATTCCCGGAAAATTCTTTACCCGAAAACTCTTTGGCAGAATTGCAACAAGTGCAACCAATCGATCATGAGAATCTTACACTACAGGCACAAATGAAGAGGTTCGAGACATCCTATATTCAACACGTTCTCGAAACCTGTCATTACAATATCTCAAAGGCAGCAAAAGAATTGGGAATCAGTCGGCAAAGTCTGCAATATCGAATCCGCAAGCTAAAATTGCAGAACCCGAACAATCCTGCAAACAGTGGCGAACATTAA